One window from the genome of Buchnera aphidicola (Neophyllaphis podocarpi) encodes:
- a CDS encoding aminotransferase class I/II-fold pyridoxal phosphate-dependent enzyme, giving the protein MILKKYIKSSIKNIYINNKIKNRVAIDNSNPRFININNTSYLNFSSNDYLGLSHDKNIINSFIKGIKYYGLSSCSSTHITGYSRSHKLLENELSKWLGYESAVLFSSGFSANQSVITTLFNKNDQILADKLSHASIIEAAYKSKAKFNRFLHNNLYNLRKIYNKKYNKTLIVTEGIFSMDGDSAPLTDIYKLSKELGSLLLVDDAHGIGIIGDKGRGSCYKANILPDILIITFGKAFGIGGAAVLSSINIREFLLQFSKKIIYSTAMPSAQAYAILQSLKFIKKGDHLRQKLNKNIKYFKLGIKNSSFKLLKSNSAIQPIIIGKNHNTLHLSNYLKSNKLWIKAIRPPTVPPGTSRLRITINSMHKRKDLDYLLDKLFEYRYV; this is encoded by the coding sequence ATGATTTTAAAAAAATATATAAAATCTTCTATCAAAAATATTTATATAAATAACAAAATAAAAAATAGAGTTGCTATAGATAATAGCAATCCTAGATTTATTAATATAAACAATACAAGTTATTTAAATTTTTCAAGTAATGATTACTTAGGATTAAGTCATGATAAAAATATCATTAATTCATTTATAAAAGGAATAAAATATTATGGATTAAGTTCATGTAGTTCTACACATATTACAGGATATAGTAGATCACATAAACTTTTAGAAAATGAATTATCTAAATGGTTAGGTTATGAATCTGCTGTTCTTTTTTCGTCTGGTTTTTCTGCTAATCAATCTGTAATTACAACTTTATTTAATAAAAATGATCAAATATTAGCGGATAAATTATCTCATGCTTCAATTATAGAAGCCGCATACAAAAGTAAGGCTAAATTTAATAGATTTCTTCATAATAATTTATATAATTTAAGAAAAATATATAATAAAAAATATAATAAAACATTGATTGTTACAGAAGGAATTTTTAGCATGGATGGTGACTCTGCTCCATTAACAGATATATATAAATTGTCAAAAGAACTTGGAAGTTTATTATTAGTGGATGATGCTCATGGTATAGGTATAATTGGAGATAAAGGTAGAGGTAGTTGTTATAAAGCAAATATATTACCTGATATTTTAATTATAACTTTTGGTAAAGCTTTTGGAATAGGAGGAGCTGCTGTATTATCTAGTATAAATATTAGAGAATTTTTATTACAATTTTCTAAAAAAATAATTTATAGCACAGCAATGCCATCAGCACAAGCTTATGCTATCCTTCAATCTTTGAAATTTATTAAAAAAGGAGATCATCTTAGACAAAAATTAAATAAAAACATAAAATATTTTAAATTAGGTATAAAAAATTCATCATTTAAATTATTAAAATCTAACTCGGCAATTCAACCAATAATAATTGGAAAGAATCATAATACACTGCATTTATCAAACTATTTGAAATCAAATAAGTTATGGATAAAAGCTATTAGACCACCTACAGTACCTCCTGGAACATCTAGATTACGTATTACTATAAATTCTATGCATAAAAGAAAAGATTTAGATTATCTTCTAGATAAATTGTTTGAGTATAGATATGTATAA
- the bioC gene encoding malonyl-ACP O-methyltransferase BioC, producing MYKKKIGSSFNKAANKYEKYAILQKISGKILMSKIKIPKNKFILDAGCGTGFFSLKLLNIGNTIVALDLSKSMLNQAKKNKTANYYIQGDIEYLPLLNNTFHICWSNLSLQWCSDFNKAILELYRVTKLGGKIVFSTIGNGSLLELKNTWSLLDNFDHVNEFLSVKDIINSCSMGKLKIYEKYIQLTFPNIKEALLSIKCTGANYIKKNRKKNMLTRKDIIFLESNWPKNNNGYILSYNLIFGIIIL from the coding sequence ATGTATAAAAAAAAAATAGGAAGTTCTTTTAATAAAGCGGCAAATAAATATGAAAAGTATGCAATATTACAAAAAATCAGTGGTAAAATTTTAATGTCAAAAATTAAAATTCCTAAAAATAAATTTATTTTAGATGCAGGATGTGGTACTGGTTTTTTTTCTTTAAAATTATTAAATATTGGTAACACTATTGTTGCTTTAGATTTATCAAAATCTATGCTTAATCAAGCAAAAAAAAATAAAACTGCAAATTATTATATTCAAGGTGATATTGAATATTTACCATTATTAAATAATACTTTTCATATTTGTTGGAGTAATCTATCTTTACAATGGTGTAGTGACTTTAATAAAGCTATTTTAGAATTATATAGAGTAACTAAATTAGGGGGTAAAATTGTATTTTCTACAATAGGAAATGGTTCTTTATTAGAATTAAAAAATACATGGAGTTTATTAGATAATTTTGATCATGTAAATGAGTTTTTATCTGTAAAAGATATTATTAATTCATGTTCAATGGGAAAACTAAAAATTTATGAAAAATATATTCAGCTAACTTTTCCTAATATAAAAGAAGCTTTATTATCAATTAAATGTACTGGAGCTAATTATATAAAAAAGAATAGAAAAAAAAATATGTTGACTAGAAAAGATATAATTTTTTTAGAAAGTAATTGGCCAAAAAATAATAATGGATATATTTTAAGTTATAATTTAATATTTGGAATAATTATTTTATGA
- the bioD gene encoding dethiobiotin synthase encodes MIKRWFVTGTDTSVGKTVAVCILLKIAHKKGYKAVGYKPIASGSAILCKNNKLILNKDALMIQNHSSIKLSHKEINPIFFEEQAPPHILNKKNKYKISMSNLSIGLKKISKKSNFLLIEGAGGWYTPLSNKNKFSDWVKKEKLSVIIVVNLKIGCINHTILTYKAIISSNLNVSGWIANNVKKPSIYCQDYINTINYMLKIPFLGEIPYSKNLKHLFYKNDLIKLPQN; translated from the coding sequence ATGATAAAACGTTGGTTTGTTACAGGAACTGATACTTCTGTAGGTAAAACAGTTGCTGTTTGTATTTTACTAAAAATAGCACATAAAAAAGGATACAAAGCAGTAGGATATAAACCTATAGCTTCTGGATCAGCAATTTTATGTAAAAATAATAAACTAATACTTAATAAAGATGCATTGATGATTCAAAATCATAGTAGTATTAAATTAAGTCATAAAGAAATAAATCCTATTTTTTTTGAAGAACAAGCTCCTCCTCACATATTAAATAAAAAAAATAAGTATAAAATTTCTATGTCAAATTTATCTATAGGATTAAAAAAAATTAGTAAAAAATCTAATTTTTTATTAATAGAAGGTGCTGGAGGTTGGTATACTCCATTATCTAATAAAAATAAATTTTCTGATTGGGTTAAAAAAGAAAAATTATCAGTTATTATAGTAGTTAATTTAAAAATAGGATGTATAAATCATACAATTTTAACATACAAAGCAATTATATCTTCAAATTTAAATGTTTCAGGATGGATTGCCAATAATGTTAAAAAACCAAGTATTTATTGCCAAGATTATATAAATACTATTAATTATATGCTTAAAATACCATTTTTAGGTGAAATACCCTATTCAAAAAATTTAAAACATTTATTTTATAAAAATGATTTAATCAAATTACCACAAAACTAA
- a CDS encoding Hsp20 family protein, producing MSYRSFSLIPSFDDNLFSDRFNQIDQMFSRLTGEKPLSESPNYNFIQQSSKNYQLEISVPGFHENEIDISVHNNKLIIKSKKIKESEESKKIKWIHKGISNKNFSFDFSLNHKIKVESAKLELGLLKINFKYEIPEEEKPKKVFIKNNLTNK from the coding sequence ATGTCATATCGTTCCTTCTCTTTAATCCCATCTTTTGATGATAACTTATTTTCAGATAGATTTAATCAAATTGATCAAATGTTTAGCAGATTAACTGGAGAAAAACCGTTATCCGAGTCACCTAATTATAATTTTATACAACAAAGTTCCAAAAACTATCAATTAGAGATTTCTGTTCCTGGTTTTCATGAAAATGAAATAGATATTTCTGTGCATAATAATAAATTAATAATAAAAAGCAAAAAAATAAAAGAATCAGAAGAAAGTAAAAAAATAAAATGGATACATAAAGGAATTTCTAATAAAAATTTTTCTTTTGATTTTAGCTTAAATCATAAAATCAAAGTAGAAAGCGCTAAATTAGAACTAGGTTTGCTAAAAATCAACTTTAAATATGAAATTCCGGAAGAAGAAAAACCAAAAAAAGTATTTATTAAAAATAACTTAACAAACAAATAA
- the glyA gene encoding serine hydroxymethyltransferase, whose translation MLKNNVNFKDFDPIIWNAIQKENKRQEEHIELIASENYASMYVMQAQGSQLTNKYAEGYPGKRYYGGCKYVDIIENIAIERAKKLFNVDYANVQPHSGSQANFAVYSALLNPGDTIMGMNLSHGGHLTHGSPVNISGKLYNVISYGVNKDHKINYENLYYLANKYKPKLIIGGFSSYSGVCDWKKMREISDSISAYFMVDMSHIAGLVIADIYPNPIPHAHIITTTTHKTLGGPRGGLILVKKGNNSLYKKINSSVFPGIQGGPLMHIIAAKAVAFKEALNSDFKEYQKQVLINSKLMVNIFLDRKYKVISKDTYNHLFLIDLSNKNISGKDADIALNKANITVNKNCIPNDKKNPFITSGIRIGTPAITKRGFQEKEIYKITNWICDILDNINDNYKILSIKDKVLNLCKQYPVYKT comes from the coding sequence ATGTTAAAAAACAACGTAAATTTTAAAGATTTTGATCCTATTATCTGGAATGCTATTCAAAAAGAAAACAAAAGACAAGAAGAACATATAGAACTAATAGCTTCAGAAAATTATGCTAGCATGTATGTAATGCAAGCACAAGGATCTCAATTAACTAATAAATATGCTGAAGGATATCCCGGCAAACGTTATTATGGAGGATGTAAATATGTTGATATAATTGAAAATATAGCAATAGAAAGAGCAAAAAAATTATTTAATGTTGATTATGCTAACGTACAACCCCATTCCGGTTCTCAAGCAAATTTTGCAGTATATTCTGCATTATTAAATCCTGGAGATACTATTATGGGTATGAATTTATCTCATGGAGGACATTTAACACATGGATCACCTGTTAATATATCAGGAAAATTATATAATGTAATATCATATGGTGTAAATAAAGATCATAAAATAAATTATGAAAATTTATATTATTTAGCTAATAAATATAAGCCTAAACTTATAATAGGTGGATTTTCTTCTTATTCTGGTGTTTGTGATTGGAAAAAAATGAGGGAAATATCAGACAGTATTTCTGCATATTTTATGGTTGATATGTCTCATATAGCAGGATTAGTAATTGCAGATATATACCCTAATCCTATTCCTCATGCACATATTATTACTACTACTACACATAAAACTTTAGGAGGACCTAGAGGCGGTTTAATATTAGTAAAAAAAGGAAATAATTCTTTATACAAAAAGATAAACTCATCAGTTTTTCCAGGAATTCAAGGAGGACCTCTAATGCATATAATTGCTGCAAAAGCAGTTGCTTTTAAAGAAGCTTTAAACAGTGATTTTAAAGAATATCAAAAACAAGTTTTAATCAATTCTAAATTAATGGTTAATATATTTTTAGATAGAAAATATAAAGTTATTTCAAAAGATACTTATAATCATTTATTTTTGATAGATTTAAGTAATAAAAATATTAGCGGAAAAGATGCAGATATAGCACTAAATAAAGCAAATATAACTGTTAATAAAAATTGTATTCCTAATGATAAAAAAAATCCTTTTATAACATCAGGAATAAGAATAGGTACTCCAGCTATAACAAAAAGAGGTTTCCAAGAAAAAGAAATATATAAAATTACTAATTGGATTTGTGATATACTTGATAATATTAATGATAATTATAAAATTTTATCGATAAAAGACAAAGTTTTAAACTTATGTAAACAATATCCTGTTTATAAAACATAA
- the hisS gene encoding histidine--tRNA ligase, protein MRKNIQSIRGVKDYFPNELKYLHNIESILKQVLHNYGYHEIRLPILEKTELFQRSVGNLTDIINKEMYSFQDKRGNNITLRPEATVGCVRAGIQNNLFKNNQIHRFWYLGPMFRYERPQYGRYRQFYQLGVEVFGLSDIYIELELIMMLNRCWKLMGVDKHLSLEINSIGSDKSRKNFCNKLIDFLKKYENLLDTDNKKKIYKNPLRILDTKNPDVLELLKKAPKILNYLDFKSKDRFKKLCNLMNLNNITYKVNNNLVRGLDYYNDIVFEWKTMNLGSQDTICAGGRYDSLSYNLGGNDIPAIGLAIGIDRLSILYKLIYKLKYNSCKNNIYDLCLISLEEELLIKIIQLSEYIRNIFPKISILTILNKGKIGDKLSYANKIGVKIAIILGKKEFINNTYIIKNLQKNIQKTVEKKLIEKELNKFFYC, encoded by the coding sequence GTGAGAAAAAATATTCAATCTATAAGAGGTGTAAAAGATTATTTTCCAAATGAATTAAAATATCTTCATAATATTGAATCCATACTTAAACAAGTATTACATAATTATGGATACCATGAAATAAGATTACCTATTTTAGAAAAAACAGAATTATTTCAAAGATCAGTTGGTAATTTAACCGATATTATTAATAAAGAAATGTATAGTTTTCAAGATAAAAGAGGTAATAATATCACATTAAGACCTGAAGCTACTGTTGGATGTGTTCGTGCCGGAATACAAAATAACTTATTTAAGAATAATCAAATACATCGCTTTTGGTATCTAGGTCCTATGTTTAGATATGAAAGACCTCAATATGGAAGATATAGACAATTTTATCAATTAGGTGTAGAAGTGTTTGGTTTATCTGACATATATATTGAATTAGAATTAATTATGATGTTAAATAGATGTTGGAAATTAATGGGAGTTGATAAACATTTAAGTCTTGAAATAAATTCAATAGGATCTGATAAATCTAGAAAAAATTTTTGTAATAAACTGATTGATTTTTTAAAAAAGTATGAAAACCTCTTAGACACAGATAATAAAAAAAAAATATACAAAAATCCATTAAGAATATTAGATACTAAAAATCCAGATGTATTAGAATTATTAAAGAAAGCTCCCAAAATTTTAAATTATTTAGATTTTAAATCTAAAGATAGATTCAAAAAATTGTGCAATTTAATGAATTTGAATAATATCACATATAAAGTAAACAATAATTTAGTTAGAGGGTTAGATTATTATAATGATATTGTATTTGAGTGGAAAACTATGAATCTTGGCAGTCAAGATACTATTTGTGCTGGAGGAAGATATGATTCGTTATCTTATAATTTAGGAGGTAATGATATACCAGCTATAGGTTTAGCGATAGGTATAGATAGATTATCTATTTTATATAAATTAATATATAAATTAAAATATAATTCTTGTAAAAATAATATTTATGATTTATGTCTAATATCGCTTGAAGAAGAATTATTAATAAAAATTATTCAATTATCAGAATATATAAGAAACATATTCCCTAAAATATCTATATTAACAATTTTAAATAAAGGTAAAATTGGAGATAAACTATCATATGCCAATAAAATTGGTGTTAAAATAGCTATAATTTTAGGGAAAAAAGAATTTATTAATAATACTTATATCATTAAAAATTTACAAAAAAATATTCAGAAGACTGTTGAAAAAAAACTTATAGAAAAAGAACTAAACAAATTTTTTTATTGTTAA